In Capra hircus breed San Clemente chromosome 26, ASM170441v1, whole genome shotgun sequence, the following are encoded in one genomic region:
- the GLRX3 gene encoding glutaredoxin-3, with amino-acid sequence MAAGAAEAAAAVVEVGSAGQFEELLRLRAKSLLVVHFWAPWAPQCAQMNGVMAELAKEHPQASFVKLEAEAVPEVSEKYEISSVPTFLFFKNSQKIDRLDGAHAPELTKKVQRHASSGSFSPSGSERPKEDLSLRLKKLTHAAPCMLFMKGTPQEPRCGFSKQMVEILNKHNIQFSSFDIFSDEEVRQGLKTYSNWPTYPQLYVSGELIGGLDIIKELEASKELDTICPKAPKLEERLKVLTNKASVMLFMKGNKQEAKCGFSRQILEILNSTGIEYETFDILEDEEVRQGLKAYSNWPTYPQLYVKGELVGGLDIVKELKGSGELLPVLKGESW; translated from the exons ATGGCGGCGGGGGCGGCTGAGGCAGCGGCGGCGGTGGTGGAGGTCGGCTCAGCTGGGCAGTTTGAGGAACTGCTGCGCCTCAGAGCCAA GTCCCTTCTTGTGGTCCATTTCTGGGCACCATGGGCTCCTCAGTGCGCTCAGATGAACGGCGTGATGGCCGAGCTCGCCAAAGAGCACCCACAAGCTTCATTTGTGAAG ttggaAGCGGAAGCTGTTCCTGAAGTATCTGAGAAATATGAAATTAGTTCTGTTCCCACCTTTCTGTTTTTCAAG AATTCTCAGAAAATCGACCGATTAGATGGTGCCCATGCCCCAGAGTTGACCAAAAAGGTTCAGCGACACGCGTCTAGCGGCTCCTTCTCGCCCAGTGGTAGTGAGCGCCCGAAGGAGGACCTCAGCCTGCGCCTGAAGAAGCTAACCCACGCCGCCCCCTGCATGCTGTTCATGAAGGGGACGCCTCAGGAGCCGCGCTGTG GTTTCAGCAAGCAGATGGTGGAAATTCTTAACAAACATAATATTCAGTTTAGCAGTTTCGACATCTTCTCAGATGAAGAAGTTCGTCAGGGCCTCAAAACCTATTCCAATTGGCCCACCTATCCCCAGCTCTATGTTTCTGGAGAGCTCATAGGAGGACTTGATATAATCAAG GAGCTAGAAGCATCTAAAGAACTAGATACGATTTGCCCCAAAGCCCCCAAGTTAGAGGAAAG GCTCAAAGTACTGACAAATAAAGCTTCTGTGATGCTCTTTATGAAAGGAAACAAACAG gAAGCTAAGTGTGGCTTCAGCAGACAGATTTTGGAAATACTAAATAGTACTGG GATTGAATATGAGACATTTGATATATTGGAGGATGAAGAA GTTCGGCAAGGATTAAAAGCTTACTCCAATTGGCCGACGTACCCTCAGCTGTATGTGAAGGGGGAGCTTGTCGGAGGACTGGACATCGTTAAG GAATTGAAAGGAAGTGGGGAGTTGCTGCCTGTACTGAAAGGAGAGAGTTGGTGA